A stretch of Gemmatimonas aurantiaca T-27 DNA encodes these proteins:
- a CDS encoding M14 family metallopeptidase: MTRLRRVTRLSLALMSVAAPLALPAQQRTSPKQFFGHDIGADYELPNYTKLHQYFAKVAQESDRVVLDTIGLTEEGRPQIMAIVTSPANHRNLARFKDIATKLAKADGIDSAAATALAKEGKVVFWIDGGLHATEVLGAQQLTETLWQLSSRTDDETMRILNDVVILMTHANPDGMELVSDWYMKEPDKLRRTSGTIPRLYEKYAGHDNNRDSYMNALAETRNMSQQLFIEWHPQIMYNHHQTGPTGTVMAAPPYRDPANFWFHPAIITGLDLVGAALNHRFVLEHKPGLTFRAGSNYSTWWNGGLRTTGYYHNQIGILTETIGNPTPMRIALVPERQVRSAGLPVPIEPQEWHFRQSVDYSVSANYAFLDMASRYRETFLFNRWVMGNDQIKAGQKDNWTISPKRVAAMVEKITADRAGSGAPAAQGGPRGGGPANIGSAVANDRYMAELKKPENRDPRAYILSSAQNDFPTATKFIRALQYSGVDVLKANAAFSANGKQFPAGSWVINTAQAFRSHVLDMFEPQDHPNDFRYPGGPPIPPYDNAGWTLAYQMGVQFERVLDAPPSGSFEKVNGITNMPAGTVAKGKAGYFIHPGVNDAATVANRLGKVKVKASRIPTSFKDGDVTWPAGSWFIPAGGAADKVVAQAAKDLGVNFAAANAKPSASQPVTPLRIGLVDRYGGNMPSGWTRLILEKFEYPFATVFPQELDAGNLKAKYDVLVFTDGMFTDRPGFGGGFGGSPDTTLIPAEYRKQLGRVTAEQSVPAIKAFVEAGGRVVAIGSSIGLGKAMGLPIDNYLVDGSGRAYAGEKYYIPGSLLEVKVDTSMTIATGMAPRPSVMFDNSPVMKLGPDAAAKGVRAIATFDTDKPLTSGWAWGQELLKGGTAMAEAQIGKGSIWLFGPEVLFRSQPHGTYKLFLNALDGGFKRPDKAVQ, encoded by the coding sequence ATGACTCGACTGCGTCGCGTCACCCGACTTTCGCTGGCCCTCATGTCGGTCGCGGCTCCGCTCGCGCTTCCGGCCCAGCAGCGAACGTCGCCCAAGCAGTTCTTTGGGCACGACATCGGAGCTGACTACGAGCTCCCCAACTACACCAAGCTGCACCAGTACTTCGCCAAGGTCGCGCAGGAAAGCGACCGCGTGGTGCTCGACACGATCGGGCTCACCGAAGAAGGCCGGCCGCAGATCATGGCCATCGTCACCAGCCCGGCCAACCACCGCAACCTGGCGCGCTTCAAGGACATTGCCACCAAGCTCGCCAAGGCCGACGGCATCGATTCTGCCGCCGCCACCGCGCTGGCGAAGGAAGGCAAGGTCGTGTTCTGGATCGACGGCGGTCTGCACGCCACTGAAGTGCTCGGCGCGCAGCAGCTCACGGAGACGCTGTGGCAGCTCTCCAGCCGCACCGATGATGAGACGATGCGCATCCTGAACGATGTCGTGATCCTCATGACCCACGCCAACCCGGACGGCATGGAGCTCGTCTCGGATTGGTACATGAAGGAGCCCGACAAGCTGCGTCGCACCAGCGGCACGATCCCGCGCCTGTACGAGAAGTACGCGGGCCACGACAACAACCGCGACTCGTACATGAACGCGCTCGCCGAGACGCGGAACATGTCACAGCAGTTGTTCATCGAGTGGCATCCGCAGATCATGTACAACCACCACCAGACCGGCCCGACCGGTACGGTGATGGCGGCGCCGCCGTACCGGGATCCCGCCAACTTCTGGTTCCACCCGGCCATCATCACGGGCCTCGATCTCGTGGGCGCTGCGCTGAACCACCGCTTCGTGCTCGAGCACAAGCCGGGTCTGACGTTCCGCGCCGGTTCCAACTACTCGACGTGGTGGAATGGTGGCCTCCGCACCACGGGCTATTACCACAACCAGATCGGTATCCTCACGGAAACCATCGGTAACCCGACGCCGATGCGCATCGCGCTGGTGCCGGAGCGTCAGGTGCGTTCGGCCGGTCTGCCCGTGCCCATCGAGCCGCAGGAATGGCATTTCCGCCAGTCCGTCGACTACTCGGTGTCGGCCAACTACGCCTTCCTCGACATGGCGTCACGCTACCGCGAGACGTTCCTGTTCAACCGCTGGGTCATGGGCAACGACCAGATCAAGGCGGGCCAGAAGGACAACTGGACCATCTCGCCGAAGCGTGTCGCGGCGATGGTCGAGAAGATCACGGCCGACCGTGCCGGCAGCGGCGCCCCGGCGGCCCAGGGTGGCCCGCGTGGTGGTGGTCCGGCCAACATCGGCAGCGCGGTCGCCAACGATCGCTACATGGCCGAACTCAAGAAGCCGGAAAACCGCGATCCGCGTGCGTACATCCTGAGCAGCGCGCAGAACGACTTCCCGACGGCCACGAAGTTCATTCGCGCTCTCCAGTACTCGGGCGTGGATGTGCTCAAGGCCAACGCGGCGTTCTCGGCCAACGGCAAGCAGTTCCCGGCCGGCTCGTGGGTCATCAACACGGCCCAGGCGTTCCGTTCGCACGTGCTCGACATGTTCGAACCGCAGGATCACCCGAATGACTTCCGCTATCCGGGTGGCCCGCCGATCCCGCCGTACGACAACGCCGGCTGGACGCTCGCCTACCAGATGGGCGTGCAGTTCGAACGCGTGCTCGACGCGCCGCCGAGCGGTTCGTTCGAGAAGGTCAACGGCATCACGAATATGCCTGCGGGCACCGTCGCCAAGGGCAAGGCGGGCTATTTCATCCACCCGGGCGTGAACGACGCGGCCACGGTCGCCAATCGTTTGGGCAAGGTGAAGGTGAAGGCCTCGCGTATCCCGACGTCGTTCAAGGACGGCGACGTGACGTGGCCGGCCGGCTCGTGGTTCATCCCCGCTGGTGGTGCGGCCGACAAGGTCGTGGCGCAGGCGGCCAAGGATCTCGGCGTGAACTTCGCCGCGGCCAACGCCAAGCCCTCCGCGTCGCAGCCTGTGACGCCGCTGCGTATCGGCCTTGTCGATCGTTACGGCGGAAACATGCCGAGTGGCTGGACGCGCCTGATCCTCGAGAAGTTCGAGTATCCGTTCGCGACCGTGTTCCCGCAGGAGCTCGACGCCGGCAACCTGAAGGCGAAGTACGACGTGCTCGTCTTCACCGACGGCATGTTCACCGATCGCCCGGGCTTCGGCGGTGGGTTTGGTGGTTCGCCCGACACGACGCTGATCCCGGCCGAGTACCGCAAGCAGTTGGGCCGCGTGACGGCCGAGCAGTCGGTGCCCGCCATCAAGGCGTTCGTGGAAGCGGGTGGCCGCGTGGTCGCGATCGGTTCGTCGATCGGCCTCGGCAAGGCGATGGGGCTGCCCATCGACAACTACCTCGTCGATGGCAGTGGCCGCGCATACGCGGGTGAGAAGTACTACATCCCGGGCTCGCTGCTCGAGGTGAAGGTCGACACGTCGATGACGATCGCAACCGGCATGGCGCCGCGTCCGAGCGTGATGTTCGACAACAGCCCCGTGATGAAGCTTGGACCGGACGCTGCGGCGAAGGGCGTTCGCGCCATCGCCACGTTCGACACGGACAAGCCGCTCACGTCGGGTTGGGCGTGGGGCCAGGAGCTGCTGAAGGGCGGCACCGCGATGGCCGAAGCGCAGATCGGCAAGGGCTCCATCTGGCTGTTCGGACCGGAAGTGCTCTTCCGCTCGCAGCCGCATGGTACCTACAAGCTGTTCCTGAACGCCCTCGACGGCGGCTTCAAGCGCCCCGACAAGGCTGTGCAGTAA
- a CDS encoding amidohydrolase produces the protein MTNSFIRTHLRTNLATHRGRRLLTAATACGLAVGAAACADRQSQPTTLAIVNGRVWTGDSATPWAEAVAIANDRISAVGTSDEIRRIAGDAEVVDAQGGMVTPGFIDSHVHFIDGGLALSSVSLRDAKTREEFITRIRDYARTIPKGEWIRSGDWDHTNWGGELPTHAWIDSITTDNPVWINRLDGHMNLANRLAMEAAKVDRTTRDIAGGSIVRDAAGNPTGIFKDNAMSLIDAVAPPRSAAELDRALDAAMAYVAARGVTSVHNMGTFDHIAVFDRARQQNRLHTRIVAQVPLSQWAALRDTVKVRGRGDAWLRIGGLKGFVDGSLGSHTAAMLQPFTDVPTDTGLFVTPAESLYAWTKGADSAELQVAVHAIGDRAIRTQLDVFERVAREHGARDRRFRIEHAQHIAPEDIARFGPLQVIASMQPYHEADDGRWAERVIGPERAKGTYAFKSLLATKARVAFGSDWFVAPPTPLEGIKAAVTRQTLDGAHPGGWVPEERITVEDALRGYTTGSAFAGFQDKDVGTIVKGKFADLVVIDRDLTTMPADSLDKAQVKMTIVGGVVRYKR, from the coding sequence ATGACCAACTCCTTCATCCGTACCCACCTCCGTACCAACCTCGCCACGCACCGTGGGCGACGCCTGCTGACGGCGGCCACCGCCTGCGGTCTGGCCGTCGGGGCCGCGGCCTGCGCTGATCGTCAGAGCCAACCCACCACGCTGGCCATCGTCAACGGCCGTGTATGGACGGGCGACAGTGCCACGCCGTGGGCCGAAGCGGTGGCGATCGCCAACGACCGCATTTCGGCCGTGGGCACGTCTGACGAAATCCGGCGCATTGCCGGAGACGCCGAGGTGGTCGATGCCCAGGGCGGCATGGTGACACCCGGGTTCATCGACTCGCATGTGCACTTCATCGATGGGGGACTGGCCCTGTCGTCGGTCTCACTGCGTGATGCAAAAACCCGTGAAGAGTTCATCACGCGCATCCGCGACTATGCCCGCACTATTCCCAAGGGGGAGTGGATTCGCAGTGGCGACTGGGATCACACCAACTGGGGTGGTGAGCTGCCCACGCACGCCTGGATCGATTCGATCACGACGGACAATCCGGTGTGGATCAATCGGCTCGATGGACACATGAATCTCGCGAACCGTTTGGCCATGGAGGCCGCGAAGGTCGACCGTACCACGCGCGATATCGCCGGTGGCTCCATTGTACGTGATGCGGCGGGCAATCCGACGGGCATCTTCAAAGACAACGCGATGTCGTTGATCGATGCGGTCGCACCACCACGCAGTGCGGCGGAGCTCGATCGTGCCCTCGATGCGGCCATGGCGTATGTGGCGGCGCGCGGTGTGACCAGCGTGCACAACATGGGCACCTTCGATCACATCGCCGTGTTCGATCGCGCGCGGCAGCAGAACCGGTTGCACACGCGCATCGTGGCGCAGGTGCCGTTGTCGCAGTGGGCGGCGCTGCGGGACACGGTGAAAGTCCGTGGGCGCGGTGATGCATGGTTGCGCATCGGTGGACTCAAGGGATTCGTCGACGGGTCACTGGGTTCGCACACCGCGGCCATGCTGCAGCCATTCACCGACGTGCCCACCGACACAGGGCTGTTTGTGACGCCAGCGGAGAGCCTGTACGCCTGGACGAAGGGTGCCGACTCCGCGGAGCTGCAGGTGGCGGTGCATGCCATCGGTGATCGGGCCATTCGCACACAGCTCGATGTGTTCGAGCGGGTGGCCCGCGAGCATGGGGCGCGCGATCGACGTTTCCGTATCGAACACGCCCAGCACATTGCACCGGAAGACATCGCCCGGTTCGGCCCATTGCAGGTGATCGCGAGCATGCAGCCGTATCACGAAGCCGATGACGGTCGGTGGGCAGAGCGGGTGATCGGCCCCGAACGCGCGAAGGGCACGTACGCATTCAAGTCGTTGCTTGCCACCAAGGCGCGCGTGGCGTTTGGCAGCGACTGGTTCGTGGCTCCACCCACACCACTCGAGGGAATCAAGGCCGCGGTCACCCGGCAGACGCTCGATGGTGCACATCCTGGCGGTTGGGTGCCTGAAGAACGCATCACCGTCGAGGACGCCCTGCGCGGCTATACCACCGGCTCAGCGTTCGCGGGATTCCAGGACAAGGACGTGGGCACCATCGTGAAGGGCAAGTTCGCCGATCTCGTGGTGATTGATCGGGATCTCACCACCATGCCGGCCGACTCGCTCGACAAGGCGCAGGTGAAGATGACCATCGTCGGCGGTGTCGTGCGCTACAAGCGCTGA
- a CDS encoding TVP38/TMEM64 family protein: MPLSLREPMALIRALTRVVGMAIPIVFGVAVGKLATPYLPSFSNWVHTLGPWAPVAFVGAYVAVVICMLPAFLLTMAGGAVFGIAEGALLVLLGATIGGTVAFLLGRTVLRRWVSQRIAQHPTLSTIDRVVGQDGLKLMFLLRLSPAIPFVLSNYALGATSVRLRDFVLAMVGMLPVIGAYAALGHAGTRGPNEQSLPPWLLVVGIGATVLLGVLLARITQNALRDADRGNAGA, encoded by the coding sequence ATGCCACTCTCCTTGCGCGAGCCGATGGCTCTGATCCGGGCGCTCACGCGCGTCGTCGGCATGGCTATCCCGATCGTCTTCGGCGTGGCGGTGGGCAAGCTCGCGACACCCTACCTGCCGAGCTTCAGCAACTGGGTGCATACGCTGGGGCCGTGGGCACCGGTGGCTTTCGTCGGGGCCTACGTGGCGGTCGTGATCTGCATGTTGCCGGCCTTCCTGCTCACCATGGCCGGTGGAGCGGTGTTCGGGATCGCCGAAGGAGCACTGCTGGTATTGCTGGGGGCGACGATCGGGGGGACGGTGGCGTTCCTGCTCGGCCGGACCGTCCTGCGCAGGTGGGTGAGCCAGCGCATCGCGCAGCACCCCACCCTCTCCACGATCGACCGGGTGGTCGGACAGGACGGCCTCAAGCTGATGTTCCTGTTGCGCCTCTCGCCGGCGATTCCGTTTGTACTGTCGAACTATGCGCTGGGGGCCACCAGCGTGCGCCTGCGCGATTTTGTGTTGGCCATGGTGGGCATGCTGCCGGTGATCGGCGCGTACGCCGCATTGGGGCATGCCGGCACACGTGGCCCCAACGAACAATCACTGCCGCCGTGGCTGCTCGTCGTGGGCATTGGTGCAACGGTGCTGTTGGGCGTGTTATTGGCACGCATCACCCAGAATGCACTGCGTGATGCCGATCGTGGCAATGCGGGCGCATAA
- a CDS encoding TonB family protein, with amino-acid sequence MFTLLLESRAATVQQVRGRTGGSAGSTAVSVLIHGALATTLILLTATHDRPAEKAPPQERLRITTVDRPKDPTPPATTTPATAVPNTAPSIAAAPLVPALPTIIDIPNTIPAIDLSRAPTSEADFATGRRGSPLGVPGGTGTGSVVPSTNGYFSEAQVEKPVMVLPGKGPAFPEVLRSVGTQGTVLAQFVVDSTGRVIVDTFTALQSDHPLFTASVRSALTRMRFVPAEIAGRRVAQLVQQPFQFTLH; translated from the coding sequence ATGTTCACACTCTTGCTTGAATCGCGCGCGGCCACCGTTCAACAGGTTCGCGGACGCACAGGGGGCAGCGCCGGCAGCACGGCCGTTTCTGTCCTCATTCATGGTGCCCTGGCGACAACGCTCATTCTGCTCACGGCGACGCACGATCGCCCCGCGGAGAAGGCTCCCCCGCAGGAACGCTTGCGCATCACCACCGTGGACCGGCCGAAAGATCCAACCCCGCCGGCCACCACAACGCCTGCGACCGCGGTGCCAAATACCGCGCCGTCCATCGCCGCCGCGCCGTTGGTGCCAGCCCTGCCAACCATCATCGACATTCCGAATACCATTCCGGCGATCGATCTTTCGCGGGCGCCCACCTCGGAAGCCGACTTCGCGACCGGACGCCGCGGCTCTCCGCTCGGTGTTCCGGGGGGCACCGGGACCGGCTCGGTGGTGCCGTCGACGAATGGGTACTTCTCGGAGGCGCAGGTCGAGAAGCCGGTAATGGTGCTACCGGGGAAAGGTCCGGCATTTCCGGAGGTGCTCCGCTCGGTGGGCACCCAAGGCACCGTGTTGGCGCAGTTCGTGGTCGATTCGACGGGACGTGTCATCGTGGACACCTTCACCGCGCTGCAGAGCGATCACCCGTTGTTCACCGCGTCGGTACGTAGCGCGCTGACCCGCATGCGCTTTGTGCCGGCCGAGATCGCAGGGCGTCGTGTGGCCCAGTTGGTGCAGCAGCCGTTTCAATTCACGCTGCACTGA
- a CDS encoding cyanophycinase, whose translation MIVGTRHLFPGGATHTLSRHLGLLSLATALASACSGRSVDPSAPGDGSPRVGPARGSVVVVGGGAQGPEIFARFIELAGGPDALIAEVPTAGSDSVDVSTVGRGLRAAGARNVVVFHTTNRAVADADTFVAKIANARGVWFGGGRHYRLVNSYGGTKSQRAFEAVLARGGVVGGSSAGASILGSYLVRGAPSNDNRIMNHPQYLEGFGYLRGTAIDQHVVARERLPDLHDSVTSRRPDLLAISEDEGTAWVVRGDTAEVIGRNKAFVYNGRDTNDTGRPFLTLHPGDRYNLGARRIMSRAGDGTGLSAAFVDSVFAAYRDPVRGGATVLVARDGKVLVNRAFGVPVQARFTPETGAPLMALGALSQVLNSALGPDSAGTVPPSAVRRVQAIGGTQRLQFSAATRLWVGNVDDLYRFDLGRFVVRPGAADTVTPPAPFVIDQWGATARQRAFAGASGTGGAWLRFPQQRAVVLVLLGDASANAQVPAELLARRLLDAR comes from the coding sequence ATGATCGTCGGGACTCGGCATCTCTTTCCTGGTGGCGCGACACACACCTTGTCGCGCCACCTTGGCCTTCTGAGTCTGGCGACGGCACTGGCCAGTGCGTGCAGTGGACGGAGTGTCGATCCGTCGGCACCGGGTGACGGCTCCCCACGTGTCGGACCGGCGAGAGGATCGGTGGTGGTGGTAGGCGGAGGCGCACAGGGTCCCGAGATCTTTGCCCGCTTCATCGAACTCGCTGGCGGCCCCGACGCACTCATCGCGGAAGTGCCTACCGCCGGTTCCGACTCGGTGGACGTCAGTACGGTCGGACGCGGGCTGCGTGCGGCCGGCGCTCGCAATGTGGTGGTCTTTCATACGACCAACCGTGCCGTGGCGGACGCCGATACGTTCGTCGCGAAGATCGCCAATGCCCGCGGCGTGTGGTTTGGCGGTGGCCGGCACTATCGCCTGGTGAACTCGTACGGGGGTACCAAGAGTCAGCGCGCCTTCGAGGCGGTGTTGGCACGCGGTGGTGTGGTGGGTGGGTCCTCCGCCGGCGCCAGCATCCTCGGCAGCTATCTGGTGCGGGGTGCCCCGTCGAACGACAACCGCATCATGAATCACCCGCAGTACCTGGAAGGTTTTGGGTATCTGCGAGGCACCGCCATCGATCAGCACGTGGTGGCACGTGAACGCCTGCCCGACCTGCACGACTCGGTCACGTCGCGTCGTCCTGACCTGCTGGCGATCTCGGAAGACGAGGGCACCGCCTGGGTGGTGCGCGGCGATACGGCCGAGGTCATCGGGCGCAACAAGGCATTCGTATACAATGGGCGCGACACCAACGACACCGGACGCCCGTTCCTCACGCTGCATCCGGGAGATCGGTACAACCTGGGCGCACGCCGCATCATGTCGCGCGCCGGGGATGGCACCGGGCTTTCGGCGGCTTTTGTGGACTCGGTGTTTGCAGCCTACCGGGACCCGGTGCGAGGCGGGGCAACCGTGTTGGTGGCCCGAGACGGCAAGGTGCTGGTGAACCGCGCATTTGGCGTGCCTGTGCAGGCGCGGTTCACGCCGGAAACCGGCGCCCCGCTGATGGCCCTCGGTGCGTTGTCTCAGGTGCTCAACAGCGCCCTGGGGCCCGACAGCGCCGGCACGGTGCCACCGAGCGCGGTGCGCCGAGTCCAGGCCATCGGCGGCACGCAACGGCTGCAATTCAGCGCGGCAACCCGACTCTGGGTCGGCAATGTCGACGACCTCTACCGCTTCGATCTCGGACGCTTTGTGGTCCGGCCCGGCGCTGCGGACACGGTCACACCGCCTGCCCCATTCGTGATCGACCAGTGGGGGGCAACGGCACGGCAACGGGCATTTGCGGGTGCCAGTGGCACCGGTGGTGCGTGGCTGCGATTTCCTCAGCAGCGCGCAGTCGTGCTGGTGCTGTTGGGCGATGCCTCGGCCAACGCCCAGGTTCCCGCCGAATTGCTGGCCCGGCGTCTGCTGGACGCGCGCTGA
- a CDS encoding HNH endonuclease: MKRSEIFTRDGYRCVYCGTVHDAEALSIDHVQPRMRGGDGSPGNVVTACRGCNTRKGSRSLPVFLMEEPEARRNFFALARYVWPRHLKAVAEELVRRGVMEAPSELVEGVRGLRSSEAIADVLSRHHSQDSSIEGDSS, from the coding sequence GTGAAGCGCTCGGAGATCTTTACCCGCGACGGTTATCGCTGTGTGTACTGCGGCACCGTGCACGACGCAGAAGCCCTGAGCATCGACCATGTGCAGCCGCGGATGCGCGGCGGCGACGGATCTCCGGGCAACGTAGTGACCGCCTGCAGGGGGTGCAACACGCGCAAGGGGAGCCGCTCCCTGCCCGTCTTCCTGATGGAGGAACCGGAGGCCCGCCGGAACTTCTTCGCCCTGGCCCGGTATGTATGGCCAAGACATCTGAAGGCGGTGGCTGAGGAGCTTGTGCGCCGGGGCGTGATGGAGGCCCCATCGGAACTCGTGGAGGGGGTCCGTGGGCTGCGCAGCTCCGAGGCCATCGCCGATGTCTTATCCAGGCATCATTCGCAAGACAGCAGCATAGAAGGGGATAGCAGTTGA
- a CDS encoding zinc metalloprotease HtpX: MNNIKVFVLMAGLTGLVVAIGQALGGGQGAILALLLSAGMNLFMYWGSSSMVLRSYGAQVVTAQDAPELYEMVDRLRQRAGLPMPTVAIAPQDQPNAFATGRNPENSVVCVTQGIMRALSKDELEGVIAHELAHIKNRDMLLQTIAATMAGAVSNLAQFAFFFGGRSDDDDGVHPVAGIAMLIIGPIVAMVIQFAISRQREFKADAVGAEISGRPLSLANALLKLESGARRIPMQVSPSAATLAIVNPLAAFSMRGISKWMSTHPPTAERVAALQALAA; encoded by the coding sequence TTGAACAACATCAAGGTCTTCGTCCTCATGGCCGGCCTGACCGGCCTCGTGGTCGCCATCGGCCAGGCCCTCGGCGGTGGCCAGGGCGCGATCCTCGCCCTCCTGCTCTCGGCAGGCATGAACCTGTTCATGTACTGGGGCTCGTCCAGCATGGTACTGCGCTCGTACGGCGCACAGGTGGTCACGGCGCAGGACGCGCCCGAGCTGTACGAAATGGTGGACCGCCTGCGTCAGCGCGCCGGACTGCCGATGCCCACCGTGGCCATCGCCCCCCAGGACCAGCCCAACGCGTTCGCCACCGGCCGCAATCCCGAGAACTCCGTCGTGTGCGTGACGCAGGGCATCATGCGCGCGCTCAGCAAAGACGAACTCGAAGGGGTGATCGCACACGAACTCGCCCACATCAAGAATCGCGACATGCTGCTGCAGACCATCGCCGCCACCATGGCCGGTGCGGTGAGCAATCTCGCGCAGTTCGCGTTTTTCTTCGGCGGCCGCAGCGACGATGACGACGGTGTACATCCTGTCGCCGGCATCGCCATGCTGATCATCGGGCCCATCGTGGCCATGGTGATCCAGTTTGCGATCAGCCGTCAGCGTGAGTTCAAGGCCGATGCGGTGGGCGCAGAAATCAGCGGACGTCCGTTGTCCTTGGCCAACGCATTGCTCAAGCTCGAATCGGGTGCACGCCGCATTCCCATGCAGGTGTCACCCAGTGCAGCCACGCTGGCCATCGTGAACCCGCTGGCGGCGTTCAGCATGCGCGGCATCAGCAAGTGGATGTCTACGCACCCGCCCACGGCGGAACGGGTGGCGGCGTTGCAGGCTCTGGCGGCCTAG
- a CDS encoding (2Fe-2S) ferredoxin domain-containing protein, which yields MATGAAPQPFMEPYARHVLVCVGQFCSPNRDGRAIYSRLAALLQREGLLFGPTRVKRSEAPCLGVCAGGVVVAVYPEGVWYAGVTMELLERIVVEHLKQGRVIEEAVFHRLSPNTR from the coding sequence ATGGCCACAGGAGCAGCTCCGCAGCCGTTCATGGAGCCATACGCCCGACATGTGCTGGTCTGTGTCGGGCAGTTCTGTTCACCGAATCGTGATGGGCGGGCAATCTATTCGCGACTCGCGGCGCTGCTGCAGCGCGAAGGCTTGCTGTTCGGCCCCACTCGCGTGAAGCGCAGCGAGGCGCCGTGTCTCGGCGTGTGCGCCGGCGGAGTGGTTGTTGCCGTGTACCCCGAGGGGGTGTGGTATGCTGGCGTGACAATGGAGTTGCTCGAACGCATCGTGGTCGAGCATCTCAAGCAGGGACGCGTGATCGAGGAGGCCGTGTTTCACCGGCTTTCCCCGAACACGCGCTGA